The nucleotide window GGTTTGCCTTTTCACGACTCTCCATCTTGTCCATGGACCTCCGTGGGTACCCCCTCATCTCTCCTCCGCTGCAACCCCCTGCCTGAGGGGGAGGGGTGCACTCCTTCAGGACCAAGAGGCCTGAGGGGGAGGATCCCCTCAGCCCAGCTGGTGGGTGGGAGTGCCATCTCTCCTGaaacgggggcggggggggggggtcttcctGGTTTCACCCAGCACTTGCCCCCTGGCCACCTCCGGGCAGTGGGCAGGCAGGCCTCCTGCACATCCCTCCACCCGGCCCCAGTTCACCCTCCCTCTGGGAAGTCTGGTTTAGTAAAAGCTTAGAGCTGGGTTGGCCTGGCCCCAACAGGTTCCTGGAGCCGACGGTGACTGGGCAAGCCCCCAGGGGAACCGAGACAGGAGAAGTCTCGAGTGGAGAGAGCCCGGTCCTTGCCAGCAGGGCGGGGGGCTCTAGACCCGGGCTCACGGGAGGTGCCCCATGAACCGTACCAGCGGCAACAGTTCACTGCCAGGCCGGCCACAGCAGACCAGGGGCAGGGAGACAGGGCCTGTGAGCTGGTGGGTGGGCCACCATCCCACCTGGGGAAGGCGCAGAGCTGAGAGCTGCACACGGGGAGGCTGGGAGCAGGGCAACCCATGCCCCCAGGCAGACCCTGCCCCGCCCACACACACTCTGACCTATCACGGCAGACGCGGTCGGCCACCATCACCAGCTCCCTGCTCCGGGCCTCTAAGGGCAcctggtgggggcagggcagcCACCCCACTGGACACAAGCCCCACGGAATTACCAAGGGACCCACCCTGTGCTGCACAGGTGCAACGCTGGTGACCCGGCCCTGAAACAGCACCATGGCAACCGGGCGGAGCCCGCTCAGGCCACAGCCCTTGTTCTATCTGGGATGGTTCCTGCCCCTAAGCCAGGGAGCGCAGGGACCCGGTGTGGACGCCAGGGGGCGCCCCAGCACAGCCGGCCGGAGGGGCTGCCGGCCCGTCCTGCTCAGGGGCCTCCCGGGGCCCCGCCTGCTCCCTCGAGGCCGCCTGGCCCCCGACCCCACTCTCCAAGCACACACAGCCACAGGGTCCGGTTTTATTGCCTTCGAGTGTCCAGAACATCTGACCGCCCCAGACCAAATAATTTAAGGTGCCAAGAACAGGTCAGGGTGAGGGGCTGCCGAGGAGGGGCCGGGCCCAGTGGTTAAAAAATACACCAGCCCCCAAACAAACGGGCCAAAGAGGAGAGCTGCCCAGGGGCAGGGCACTGGCAGGAGAGCCAGGGGCGCGGGGTGAGGGGGAGATTAGGGGGGAATTAAGCCTCAGAGGGACAGAAGGAGCCGAGGGCGCAGACAGAGACACATAGGACACCGAGGAAGAGACAGAGACGCGGGGCATGTAGACAAAAGGAAGGATGGACCAGACAGTGGTGcaagcagacacacacacacacttgcacgtGCGTGTGGACAGAGACGCAGGGGGACGGTGACAGGAGACAGCAAAGGGCGCGTGGGGCGGGCCGGATCGTTGGTGGCGGGTGTGCCGAGGCGTCTGGAGAGGAGGGAGATGGAGCCCCGCTGAGCCCGAGGCCAGGGCGCCAAGGTCCTGAGCTACATGACACAGCACTTGGTCTTGTGCGCATGTGGGTCCTTGAACCGCAGTCTCTGCTTAGGCCGGTATTTTTCCAGGTAGGTAAGCTGTTTGCTGTTGATGGCTCCACGCCGCTTCCTGGGCAGACGGAACAGGGGTGGGGATCAGGCGGGACCCGGCTCGGCCGcctgccctgccccagggcctcGAGGCACCAGAGTCCAGTGGGGCTAGAGCGGGTCCTCGTGGCCAGCAGAGCCCGTCCCACCTCTAGGCCTTTGCCCGGGCTGCTCCTGCTGCCAGGATCACCCTTCCCTCCTCACCTGCAGTCACCGCAGCTGGCCTTCGACTCACCTGGctatcacctcctccaggctggctccctgacccccccccccaaggccCCCATGTCTACCTGGGTACCACCTCACGCCCAGGCCCTGGCACCCCAGAGGCCGCAGGGCTGGAGCCTGGGCATCCCGGCTGGCTGGGAGGGGGAGTAGAGGAGGGGGTAGGTGGACCTCCGTTGCCCAGGTGTGAGGGCACCTAGGGCTGCCCACCGGGCGCTTCGGGAGGTCATGTGTCCCCACCCGCCCGTGACCTCAGACGTGGCCACAGACTTGCTCTGGCCAAGGAAACGTGGGCAGGGGAGGAGCAAGCCTGTGCTTCTCTGAGTCGCCGGGTTGGGCCCAGCCCCCCATCACGGGCCTCGCGCCTCAAGCTGGGGAACCGCCACCGCGGTGGGTGCGGGAAGGGCTCTGGTGAAGGCCCGGCCCTCCCCCTGGTGCCCCTTGCATCTGCGCCAAGGCGCAGAGCTGCACACAGGCTCACGGAGAGAAACAGCGTGTGCCCGTGTGCGCGAGTGTGTGCGCGTGTATGAAGGAGTGCCGGGCTCCCGAGGAGGCCTGAGCTCCCACGGGTGCACGCAGGGCTGGCGGGCTGGCTGGTAAACAAGCCCGCCTCTGGGAGAAAGAGGCGGCTGTGCCCTGGGAGCCGCCACTGGGGAGGCAGCACAAGAACACACCCAGGCACAGAGCGCGtgcgtgtctctctctctcacacacacacacacacacgtacacacacgcacgcatgcacgcacacggcggctgggctgggggcgggcTCGGGCCCAGCGCAGGCCCAGGTTCTCTGCCATCTGCCCCACTGTCCCTGCTGACACCCCAGGACCCTGCACCACCCGGGCTCTGTTCCCAGGAGCAGTGGGGGAGACAGGAGCCCCCCAcccgaggagggggaggggggagacccCCGTGGGGGCTGAGAAGCTGGGGCAGAGGGCCCAGGGGCCAGGGCTTCGGAAGGGCGGCTCCGAAAGACCCCCATGTGTCAGTCGTCCCTGGGGTGTTAGGGAAGGTGGGCAGGGTGCCACAGGAGGCTCCTTTCACAGAGGGGCTGGGCTGGATGGCTTCTGGGGGTCCTTCCTCTCCCAGGTAAGGAGAATGACACCCCACATCAGGAGTGCCGGAGGCTTAAAGAGTTGTTTGCCCCAACTCCCTACGTGGACCTGCTCGTTACTGAACGCAGCCCAGCCTGCCTTGACTGCCGCGCCCCAGGCCGAGGGAGCCGCGGGCCGCGGAGATGGGACCAGCCAGGCCCTCGCTGTAGCCTCTCCTCACTCATACCTCCCAGCCAGGGGAGAAGGCCGCACTCAGGGACCAGTCCTCAGTGAGGGCCAGGCGGCCTGAGCGGTGCGTCGGTACCACAATGCGAGGCTGCACTGGACTGGGGGATGCCTCAGAGGACAGCCCGGGGCCAGGGGGCAGGAGTGCCCACTGGCAGGGCACTGGGCCCCTGCGGGGCGGGGAGCACAGGATACGGGCCCCCTCAACCCGGACCCCTGAGCACTCACCACCGCCCTCCCCCACGGGCCACTCACTGTCGGATGAACTGGATGGCGTCCTCGTACTTCATCCCGCTCTCGATGAGGGCCAGAGCCACGAGGACCGGAGCCCTAGAGCGGACGGCAGAACCAGATCAGCCGAGCCTCTGCTCCCAACCCGTCCCCTGACAGGCCGCCTACTTAAGACACAGAGCAATGCCTTCCCCCTTGGGGCCTGAGGGCTGCCCAGACTCCCCCAGTGCCCTGCTCCTCCCgaccctgctgtgtgacctcaggtgaGCCAggcaacctctctgtgcctcaggctcCTTGTGTGTAAATATGTTGGTGAGAGGGTTGAAGGAGGGAGAGCGAAGCGCTGGGCTTAGGTCTGGTTGTGGATAAGAGATTGCCTCTTGGCTATCAACCCCCCTCAGCCAGTCCCTCTACAAACGGGGATTCCACCGCCTGGGTCCTTCAGTGAAACCCAGGCTATTAGCTGGGGGCAGGGCCTTTGTGCCTGCAGAGGGGCGGAGCTGGCAGTTCCTTCCTGCTCAAGTGCACAGTCCCAACCACAGCAGGAGGGAGCAGGGTCAGACTGTGGGAAGGACTTCCTCCCCGCCCAGGTCTGGGAACTTCCAAGGAAGGAGGTCACGTGTGATGTGGGTTCGGCGCCCACATCCGAGAGtgagccaggccacagggtccccaGGCTCGAGCCAGCTGCCCCGCCGGCCAGCTCACCGTCCCAGGCCGGCCACACAGTGCACGGCCACACAGCTGCCGGGGTCGTCACAGAACTTGGTCTTCAGCAGGCTCAGCCAGTCCTCCACCACCCTGCCGGGTGGAGGCGCCCCGTCGTCAAACGGCCAGTCCTGCAGAAGGAAGCAGCCCGTGAGGGCCCTCCACACCGGACGGTGGGGCGAGGGGCGCAGGCCGGCCTGCCCACGGGCA belongs to Balaenoptera ricei isolate mBalRic1 chromosome 17, mBalRic1.hap2, whole genome shotgun sequence and includes:
- the PTP4A3 gene encoding protein tyrosine phosphatase type IVA 3; protein product: MARMNRPAPVEVSYKNMRFLITHNPTNATLSSFIADLKKYGATTVVRVCEVTYDKAPLEKDGITVVDWPFDDGAPPPGRVVEDWLSLLKTKFCDDPGSCVAVHCVAGLGRAPVLVALALIESGMKYEDAIQFIRQKRRGAINSKQLTYLEKYRPKQRLRFKDPHAHKTKCCVM